The following are from one region of the Ruficoccus sp. ZRK36 genome:
- a CDS encoding CPBP family intramembrane glutamic endopeptidase, with amino-acid sequence MQRERPFILFGLSEDRTSWKGVAALALIFFGAMVFAAVVSPLIYFAVKAWATSSPDTIPGWLSSRMAPEDFPRYFDRVRWLPVVLLLPWLFRWTGLFSFRRLGYTEPKRGLLPLATWWLAGMLMLGAVALVQWAVVGARVSDQFSTGYLLEKLALGLVAGLVVALLEEMLFRGLIFRLFYTALRPGPAVALAALFFAYVHFKHVSWPEGQGVHWWSGFEVCWQVAVGFILEPDWWKFANLFAAGAFLNLLFLRSGTLWPCVGVHAGWVCFRAVYTKFIEIPVGEAKWLWGSQTMLDGLLPLLPLAALCAWAILAPRKSSLPES; translated from the coding sequence ATGCAACGCGAACGCCCCTTCATCCTCTTCGGCCTGAGCGAAGACCGCACCAGTTGGAAAGGCGTGGCGGCGCTGGCCCTGATCTTTTTCGGGGCGATGGTCTTTGCCGCTGTGGTGAGCCCGCTGATCTACTTTGCGGTCAAGGCCTGGGCGACCTCCTCTCCCGACACTATCCCCGGATGGCTCTCCTCCCGGATGGCTCCGGAGGATTTCCCGCGGTACTTTGACCGCGTACGCTGGCTGCCCGTCGTGCTGCTGCTGCCGTGGCTGTTTCGGTGGACGGGTCTGTTTTCTTTTCGGCGGCTGGGCTACACCGAGCCAAAGCGGGGGCTGCTGCCGCTGGCCACGTGGTGGCTGGCTGGCATGCTGATGCTCGGTGCGGTCGCCCTCGTGCAGTGGGCCGTGGTCGGTGCTCGCGTCAGCGACCAGTTTAGCACCGGCTATCTGCTGGAGAAGCTCGCCCTCGGGCTGGTGGCGGGACTGGTCGTCGCCCTGCTGGAGGAGATGCTCTTTCGCGGGTTGATTTTCCGGCTCTTTTATACTGCCCTGCGGCCCGGCCCTGCCGTTGCGCTGGCGGCGCTGTTTTTCGCCTACGTCCACTTCAAGCATGTCTCCTGGCCGGAGGGTCAGGGCGTGCACTGGTGGAGCGGCTTCGAGGTCTGCTGGCAGGTCGCTGTCGGGTTTATTCTGGAGCCGGACTGGTGGAAGTTCGCCAACCTCTTCGCAGCCGGAGCCTTTCTGAACCTGCTGTTTCTGCGCAGCGGGACGCTGTGGCCCTGCGTCGGCGTCCACGCGGGATGGGTCTGCTTCCGGGCCGTGTACACGAAGTTCATCGAGATTCCCGTCGGGGAAGCCAAGTGGCTGTGGGGCTCACAGACCATGCTCGACGGGCTGCTGCCCCTGCTGCCGCTGGCCGCGCTGTGTGCATGGGCGATACTTGCCCCCCGTAAATCCTCTCTCCCTGAATCATGA
- a CDS encoding alpha/beta fold hydrolase, with the protein MKLAYRYFGGEGNAPLIILHGLLGSSRNWITIGKALASQYEVFALDLRNHGDSPHDSQSGFDDMAADVEDFLEQQGLKSAHILGHSLGGKVAMHLAVADPARVDSLTVVDIAPKSYPPYHIDDFEGMRALDLDALTTRKEADTFLKGPVPDFGQRQFLLTNLKRDGDGKFKWGVNLEVLYQNLDTLRQNSLPDGETYTGPTLFVLGEHSKFVRTTDHEAIRRFFPKAQIRTVADSGHNPHTEQPQAFLAIMEDFFSSLVKDKVLP; encoded by the coding sequence ATGAAACTCGCATACCGTTACTTTGGGGGGGAGGGGAATGCGCCGCTTATTATACTGCACGGCTTGCTCGGTTCCTCCCGCAATTGGATCACCATCGGCAAGGCTCTGGCCTCCCAATACGAAGTCTTTGCGCTGGACCTGCGCAACCACGGGGACTCGCCGCACGACAGCCAGAGCGGCTTTGACGACATGGCGGCCGATGTGGAGGACTTTCTGGAGCAGCAAGGGCTGAAAAGCGCCCACATCCTCGGGCATAGCCTGGGTGGAAAGGTCGCCATGCACCTGGCTGTGGCTGACCCCGCCCGCGTTGATAGCCTGACGGTGGTAGACATCGCCCCGAAAAGCTATCCGCCGTACCATATCGATGACTTCGAGGGCATGCGCGCGCTCGATCTCGATGCGCTCACCACCCGCAAGGAGGCGGACACCTTTCTGAAAGGTCCGGTGCCGGACTTTGGCCAGCGGCAGTTTCTGCTGACTAATCTCAAGCGTGACGGGGACGGTAAGTTTAAATGGGGCGTCAATCTGGAGGTCCTGTATCAAAACCTCGATACACTTCGACAGAACTCCCTGCCCGACGGCGAGACCTACACGGGTCCGACGCTGTTTGTCCTCGGCGAGCATTCGAAGTTCGTGCGTACGACCGACCATGAAGCCATTCGCCGATTTTTTCCGAAGGCGCAGATACGGACGGTCGCTGACTCCGGGCACAACCCCCACACCGAGCAGCCCCAGGCCTTTCTCGCCATCATGGAGGATTTCTTCAGCAGCTTGGTCAAGGACAAGGTCCTGCCTTAG
- a CDS encoding class I SAM-dependent methyltransferase: protein MMELLHPAGWRDYELLDSGAGEKLERFGQYVLIRPEPQAIWQKTLDEHEWRKRADNRFSREQKDKYRFQSDVNGGWDKNSTMPESWQIRYENAGLSLNLRLALTSFGHVGLFPEQASNWDFIFETVSGWKKQRSGEAPRVLNLFAYTGAASVVARAAGADVTHVDASRPGLNWANQNMQLNGLSDIRWVYEDALKFVKREVKRGNRYNGIIMDPPPYGRGPSGEKWTLQEKLDELVGQAAQLLHPQPAFLVMSTYAAGLSAMVSENIARAHFPSAELHCGEFFLKGPNHALPMGAFLRFRA, encoded by the coding sequence ATGATGGAACTTTTACATCCCGCCGGTTGGCGCGATTATGAACTGCTCGACTCCGGAGCCGGCGAGAAGCTGGAGCGCTTCGGCCAGTACGTGCTGATCCGCCCCGAGCCGCAGGCGATCTGGCAGAAAACCCTCGACGAGCACGAGTGGCGTAAGCGCGCCGACAACCGCTTCTCGCGCGAGCAAAAGGACAAGTACCGCTTTCAGAGCGACGTGAACGGCGGCTGGGACAAAAACTCGACCATGCCCGAGAGCTGGCAGATCCGCTATGAGAACGCCGGGCTCTCTCTCAACCTGCGACTGGCGTTGACGAGCTTCGGCCACGTCGGGCTCTTCCCCGAGCAGGCCAGTAACTGGGACTTTATTTTCGAGACCGTCAGCGGTTGGAAAAAACAGCGCTCCGGCGAGGCGCCGCGCGTGCTTAATCTGTTCGCCTACACCGGGGCGGCCTCGGTCGTGGCGCGGGCGGCAGGGGCGGATGTCACGCACGTGGACGCCTCCCGGCCCGGCCTGAACTGGGCCAACCAGAACATGCAGCTCAACGGCCTGAGCGACATCCGCTGGGTCTATGAGGACGCGCTGAAATTCGTCAAACGCGAGGTCAAGCGCGGCAACCGCTACAACGGGATCATCATGGACCCGCCCCCCTACGGACGCGGTCCGAGCGGGGAGAAGTGGACCCTCCAGGAGAAGCTGGACGAGCTGGTCGGCCAGGCCGCACAGCTCCTGCACCCTCAGCCCGCATTTCTCGTCATGAGCACCTACGCCGCCGGTCTCTCCGCCATGGTCAGCGAAAACATCGCCCGCGCGCATTTCCCGAGCGCCGAGCTGCACTGCGGTGAGTTTTTCCTCAAGGGCCCCAACCACGCCCTGCCCATGGGTGCCTTTTTGCGCTTTAGAGCGTGA